The segment GAAAAAGATTTTTCATGCAATTTgattccatgacaacaggggtcaatggattacacagcaaaaattaaaacctaatcaaagtgtacccactctaataccacttgttaggtTAAAATAGCTTGACctcggttaattaattcaattatccaGGTTGATTAAATAGGTTCAATTGCATGTAAATCATGGAgtcaccaacaaatcaccaattaaactaaatgcagtggaaaataaattgacatggtgatttgttgataaatggggaaaacttcgcaaggcaaaaaccccatcgggtgattttaaggttaccatttccaagaatccactaatcaactGTGGTCACCCAATATTGATTTTAGTGATAGTATTTGGgacacaatttatttatatgtgGGTTAATACTCAATCCTACAGGTAAGGCCTTAAACTTGCCTTGGTTCCTCTATATTTCCTAGTGTTTCCCTGtgttttccctctctcttcctctttcacTCCCCAGACTTTCCAACCCTTAAGCCTCCACCTTCTTCCCCTTCTTATAGCCTCTCATTAGTGGGGTCTTCATCATTATCTCGCCACTTCACACACATATTCCTATGTTCCTAAGAATTCCAAGGGATCCTCACGACTTTAAAGGATTCCCTTGGAATTTGTTCCAGATGCCAAATTGTGTTCGGGAGTGGTTCCCCAATGGCACTATCAGTCCTCAACTACGTATCTCGCTTGGTTCATGTTTCACCTCGACTACCTTCGTTATTGGTTAGTGTTTAGCTAACCACTCAAGAGTCCCTCAAGTTGTCATCCCCTCGACCATGGTCCCGAACTTGGGACTAGGCCCGTTGTGATAAGGCCCAAGGCTAACTATCTCCCCATGCACCAAGTCTAATTTGTCTGATGGGTCTCAGGCTTTGTGTTGGGTTTTGATCAAGTGGGCCGACATGGTCGCCCAGGCCTAACTCACCCACATCAACAATCAAGCGATtataagtataaggaatcttaccaactaccctTGGCTTATCCTGAAATACCAACTTACAATTGAACttttactccaatacccaactggacttgatcttgtagtagccttctttcccttgatgCATAAACCTCCAATTTATGACTAACCTTTTGCATGgatcccaagtacgtgactaactccaatAACTTAAATAGATGTTGTTGGCTGCatagttcttcacttcatcaataatgaagatctGGAAGCATTCAATTACAAAACCCTCTGGCatacaaacacagtagcttcaCACAGAGAATATAAGTCTCTTGGTCTTTGTATCTGTGTATGACagcctttaaaataagtcttatatatgtctaggattataagaaaagaaacccCAAACAAATATGCAAGGCTGggccaaatttcaaatttggaaattttgaaatcataattctcaatagattgagctgctgtcgagctatctatcgagcttcacattaagtctcgatagcaAGCTTCTGTTaagctatctgtcgagacttaatgaataatttttcttcacttgtttcttaaaCCAATCTTCATGtatttaatacttgacttgaacaacatgtttcttaaagtactaaacccatcttagatctacccaaacacaagtaaagtgtattttgtcaaaagattagccaattacacaaaatatgaccctaacactAATTATAAACTTCCGTGTACAGCAAGAGTTAGCTCATAGTTATGTATCTATACTTAATGGTGGAAGGCCACCAAACCAAAAAAGTTTaggggttttattttttggtcctcTACTTATTTTGGATTAACAGTCATATAATGTACAAAATAGGAGTCGCAACTCACAATGATACAATGCTACTTAATTAGCGGAGAGATGAGGCTGAATATTTTAGtcataaaaatttatttggagAGCAACAGTAACATTTCATGTGTGGAAACTACTGTAATTAATCTAttctatttttacattttagaaAGGTCATTGGagctatttttttggggtttattCTCCAAGCACAactttaaggatgaaaaaaaaaaggggaaaactTTTTCAAAGGTGTTTGGTTAAGAgggggaaaggaaaaaaatgtggTGGGGTCCGGTGTTTTCTCCCCGAAATGGGATGAAAATTGAGAAGGAAAATGAGATTtacttgattaaaaaaatgatcccatttactttttttaatagtttttgcTTTCCTGGCCAACACATGgctcttcttttcctttcttctttttcttcttcttctttttcttcttcttctttttttttttttttaaaaaaaaattttaaatttgcttTTTGgggatttgttttgtttttcttcttcattattttttgttatttatttatttatttattgtttaactagacgtgatttttttttcttgacatgatttttattttttaataaatttgagtgattgccctttttttttttttttggtcacttttttgttttaattgaacatcattttttaataagggtatatgaataattttatacaAACCTCccaaccaaataaatataagagaaatttaaatattttttatcctctTACTTTTTCATCTTCTCACCATTTTCTATTTTCCCACTTTTTCACTTCTttaaccaaacggaccctaagaaTCTATTGGAAACTCTAACAACCTAACACAAGTGTCAAACCAGATAagggagtatatatatatatatatatatatatatatatatatatatatattttatgaaagataagggtgtatatattttgtattcATAACAGGTTCCAATCAAACAGAAATGTGAaagggccttttttttttttttttttttttttttttttttttattttattttctatttaagtCAAACCTGAACCATAGAGGATAGATAGTATCgaaaagaacaaaaacttcATTAAGGAATAAGCAATTATTAAAACCAACGAAAAGAAAGtggaatgtgtgtgtgtgtgtgtgagagagagagagagagagagagaagaaaataatggaaagagagagagaaggagaaaggaaTGGTGTGGACATATCAGTATTACCAGAGGGATGCATATCGAACATAGTATCATTGACGAGTCCTAAGGATGCTTGCACAGCTTGTGCGGTTTCTCCTATATTCCGTGCGGCTGCCGAGTCCAACGCTGTCTGGGAGACGTTCTTGCCGCCCGATTATCAAGCCATCATTACTCGATCATCATCAACTTCATTGGATTCCTCGAACTTCTCTTCAAAGAAACAGCTCTACCTCAGTCTCTCCGATAACCCCATCTTGATCGACGATAATAAAAAGGTACTATTAACAAACAATCCCATATTATGGTGTGATCCTCAATCACAACCACACACTAACATTGAACATATGATATTTGTTAGttctttatcaaataaaaaggataatgCTCAAACTAAAACAAATTTTACTGAGTTAGCTTTTGAGGTCTCTATCTTTCTCAAACTTTGTGTGAGGCTCTGGTTTACATACTTATTGTACTCTATGCTAGTCCCACTGAAACTCAATTGTTAATCTTCATATATATGGCTAACAGCTTTGAAAATTAATAACCTGGTAACTCTGATCCACATGGAAGCAGCAACATTGGGTGGATTGGTTTCACTATGGACTCTTGATTTTGCTTTTGGTTTAAATTAGTTATGTGAGCATGCACAAATTTAGTTATAGCGCCATGGGCGAATAGAAAAACagaataaacacacacacacacaaaaggagCTTCTATCTCCGTGTTCAAATTATGAAAGATTTGGTTGTATGTATGCTTGTGGCCAGTGAAAGCAGTACCATGCTGAATAGAACCATATCTGTGCTGATCTTCTTTCTCTCTACAGAGCTTTTTCTTGGACAAATCGAGTGGTAAGAAATGTTACCTTCTTGCTGCAAGGGACCTTTGCATTGTATGGGGTGGCACTCCTCAGTATTGGAGATGGATTTCTTTACCTGAATCTAGGTCTATCCCTACTTTATTTTAGTACtcctttttataatttttggctTTTCatatagtttttaattatgtaCATGTAAATATCAAACAGGTTCCCAGAGGTAGCTAAACTTTTAGATGAGTGGTGGTTTGACATCCGTGGCAAGATACATACTTCCATGCTGTCTCCGAATACAAACTATGCCGCTTACCTTGTGTACAAATTGGCGAGAAGAGCCTATGGATTTACTAACCCTCCTCCAAAGGCTTCAGTTGGAAAAAGTGGAGAAGGTGAAGACTATAAACAAACTGTTTGTTTGTGCATGCCTGCTGTGGAGCCAAGCCAGCAAGACCAGGTTGTACTGCCGCAGCAGCACACTTCACATCCGAAACTGAGAAAAGATGGGTGGTTAGAGATTGAATTGGGTGAGTTTTTCAATAAGGGAGGAGAAGATGAACTGCAGATTAGACTTATGGAGGTAGAAGCTGGTACCCAAAAGACTGGTCTCATTGTTGAAGGGATCGAGATCAGACCAACAAAGGGGTGATAAAAACCGGTCTTCTTTATCATTAAGTGGCATTGATATTGCAATACTGTCAAACTTAtattgtgttaatttttttctttattgacaaaattttgCACTTAAAAAGCTTCAAGATTACTGGTAAAAGCCATCTGAGTGTTATTTAAACTCATGATTCTCCTAATTTGGCCTACgcttctcttttatttaaacCCCTCGACTCTGCTTTGTCATTgttcttttgagttttggttATTGTTCGATATATCATTGAGCCCAAAACCGTTTGTCTCATTGTAAACTAGATATTTATGCTCTCTTTTGTTTATTGATAGAACCATTAGTCCCAAATTTCTACAAATCTAGTAGTATAAtggaaaaaaacaaagcattaaACTATAACCAATGACTAGTGccacaaaaaattttagaaaatatttctcAACTATCAAGATGACAAATTATTAATGATAAATGAATAAGTGATGTTAACAGTCTAAATTAAAACCTATCCTCCAAACTTGTCAActcaattattgtgaaaattattgttgtAGCATTACTCTCATGAAACTCACCTACTACATCAGCATAAGCATCTTAATATTGAGAGCCAAAAAAAGTAGTTCCACATCTCATATTATTAAGAGCCATAAAAAATAGTTGAATCAATTATAATATTAGGTTAAATTAATCCGATACTATACATGTTCCCATTAAAAGCTAGTTGAATTATGTTTCATCTTCTCTAACCGTTACCCTGTCTCTACAAATTCtgacttaacattttttttttccattttatttatgTTAACATTTGATTTTTCATTGTTTACCTTTTGGGATGTAAGAGAAAAGATGACATGCTACTCTGTAGGTAATAATGAAACTAATTTTATGTGATTCAACCatttgaattatattattttagaacTCAATTCTAAATTTCTTTGTATCCCAAAGGTTAACGATTAGTTATGTACCTATTCTTAATGAAACTAATTTTTCCCTCTCCAGTTTTCtgcttttttgggttttaacaATCATATAATGGTACAAAATAGCAGAGACCTAATGATAAAATTATGCTACTTTGTCGacaataatgaaaataatagCAACTATTATACATCCATACTAAATGGTGAAGGTCACTAAACCAAACAATTAAGGagtttctttttgaatttttatttgaagaagtatgaaattatatacataaaaattgtATGTCATACAAAGTTAATcttattcatataaaaattttgatacctATTTGACAATATTCATTCATTGAAAACTTCtaaaaatgataacaaatatCAACATTTTCCAACAATAAGCAACTAAGTTTTGCTAAAACcttgtcacaatatttaaattttcgcaATAAATGATGTCATATGCTACAATTAAAACTCTTAATCAAATACTTTCAACCATacacaatgaaaattttgtcatttatactttcttctttatcattctaCATGAGTCTAGGTGCAATTTTTTAGCTTAATTAGCTTTTAATGAACACCCATTTtaagcaacaacaacaaccaaaaaaaaaaaaaggaagaagaagaagaagaagataacaaAGGGCATGTGTCATCAAATTAATTttccattagataaattataagtttcgaAAATTTAAATCTAGAAAATCAATGTTCTCTAGGTGACAAATAAAACATCTTATATTACCATTCCAACTTTCTAAGCATTACTtccatctaaaactcaaaatacgtgAAGAAAAGTTttaggatgttaaaatttagtgggagtattttttagacattacacaatggaatattttaagaatcataagcttTCATTAGGTTTAAttgagagaataacaatatgacatattttctcttttccaaaatattaagggggaaattacttgattttaaaatttaa is part of the Quercus robur chromosome 9, dhQueRobu3.1, whole genome shotgun sequence genome and harbors:
- the LOC126700400 gene encoding F-box protein PP2-B10-like isoform X16, yielding MEREREGERNGVDISVLPEGCISNIVSLTSPKDACTACAVSPIFRAAAESNAVWETFLPPDYQAIITRSSSTSLDSSNFSSKKQLYLSLSDNPILIDDNKKSFFLDKSSGKKCYLLAARDLCIVWGGTPQYWRWISLPESRFPEVAKLLDEWWFDIRGKIHTSMLSPNTNYAAYLVYKLARRAYGFTNPPPKASVGKSGEGEDYKQTVCLCMPAVEPSQQDQVVLPQQHTSHPKLRKDGWLEIELGEFFNKGGEDELQIRLMEVEAGTQKTGLIVEGIEIRPTKG